In Pleuronectes platessa chromosome 4, fPlePla1.1, whole genome shotgun sequence, the following proteins share a genomic window:
- the LOC128437939 gene encoding MARVEL domain-containing protein 2: MSSGGVGSVPRFDRVREIPHYDQVPLDPLWHNTFPFPPGPMNGAVQALSLDPLPPPPLPGQPAVGPESFYPSSDEDPTEGDHDAMDIKPVHRFVPDSVKNFFRGNSGNRDSQGPSIPPSTAPHSPAPSSKKSSNCRTTTGVPCSPPHSAPPSPSLPGSNWGHNGGSGSSYNAHKEDGLLLGAEALSSASAVPTNLSTQTYQERVEEYHMRYAYMKSWAGLLRILGCVELLLGAAVFACVCAYVHKDNEWFNMYGYSGPQLFGGLGGGAGGSGGSYYTGPKTPFVLVVAGMAWIVTVILVVLGMSMYYRAILLDSSWWPLTECSINLVLAVLYIAAGVVYVRDTTRGGMCNIPVFNNGINGAFCRTEAGQNAAIVFLFITMVLYLISAGVCLKLWRHEVARMRREALEQEMKTASSFPLSILGPGSRASEQTPLPTILPDLMDAPNSSAAAPVRMLEPEILQGHIPAGYIPKPVVIADYVAKYPSIRSEEERDQYRAVFNDQYAEYKELHSEVQAMASKFEDMDEMIQNLPSRPSSQMEKERISGILMEYQRKKTDPTYLEKRERCEYLKNKLSHMKQKIHEYNKVVDWNDGECQLDIRMPRDKHGPPAYPAGGSKHHSSRHRRSELVSNPAFSYHPGDKMLHFYRWTSPPGVMKILCIIIVIMCVAVFACVASTLAWDYDMSLMGLGGGAGLMPGYGGGGGGAYGGSYGGSYGGSYGGNYGSSYGGVGAGSGSSYGGGEMQMDPKTGKGFIIGISAITFIAVLIIFVLVVSRQNAARSVKFYLATIIISAILAFLMIIATIVYLVAVNPTAQSTGSVYSSQIRQLCSQYQTQTQAQGIFLNQYLYHYCVVEAQEAIAIVLGFLVFVGLIILLVFAVKTRSQIRHWGPERILWEEVKVFTDGPHNSVGEWVNNVTGDPEIMVNDYNDKVGGSRDYLDRLDNKPLYLPGDSDISSSVGNLKPRLKDYDTGAESGDDLEEEDFSMLFPSIVDEQERLTYKREFDLDHQEYKDLQSELDNINQDLAHLNRELDRQPEGSPQFLDAMNKYTRLKNHKKTPDYQIKKKRCKYLRSKLSHIKRKISDYDRRP; encoded by the exons ATGTCTTCAGGAGGAGTTGGTTCTGTCCCCAGGTTCGAccgggtgcgagagatccctcACTATGACCAGGTCCCTTTGGACCCCTTATGGCATAATACTTTTCCCTTTCCCCCGGGGCCCATGAATGGAGCAGTGCAAGCTCTCAGCTTAGACCCccttccccctccccctctacCTGGTCAACCAGCTGTTGGTCCTGAATCTTTCTACCCTTCTAGCGATGAAGACCCAACGGAGGGCGATCATGATGCCATGGACATTAAGCCAGTCCATCGTTTTGTTCCTGACTCAGTCAAGAACTTTTTCCGGGGCAATAGCGGCAACCGTGACAGCCAGGGACCGTCCATCCCTCCGTCAACTGCCCCTCACTCGCCTGCACCCTCATCCAAGAAGAGTTCCAACTGCCGCACCACAACAGGGGTCCCCTGCTCACCCCCCCACTCCGCTCCTCCATCTCCGTCCCTTCCTGGCTCCAACTGGGGCCACAACGGAGGCTCCGGGAGCAGCTACAACGCTCACAAGGAAGACGGACTGCTACTGGGTGCTGAAGCTCTCAGCTCTGCATCTGCAGTGCCCACCAATCTATCAACACAGACCTATCAGGAGCGGGTGGAGGAGTATCACATGCGCTACGCCTACATGAAGTCCTGGGCTGGCCTGTTGAGAATCCTTGGCTGCGTGGAGCTACTGCTTGGAGCTGCTGTGTTTGCCTGTGTCTGCGCATATGTTCATAAAGACAACGAGTGGTTTAATATGTATGGATACTCTGGGCCACAGCTGTTTGGAGGACTTGGTGGAGGGGCAGGTGGATCGGGGGGCAGTTACTACACAGGCCCCAAAACTCCATTTGTCCTGGTGGTGGCTGGTATGGCATGGATAGTGACTGTTATTCTAGTCGTTCTTGGGATGTCAATGTACTACAGAGCCATCCTTCTAGACTCTTCCTGGTGGCCACTCACAGAGTGTTCCATCAACCTTGTGTTGGCTGTGCTCTACATAGCAGCAGGGGTGGTGTATGTCAGGGACACCACTCGAGGAGGGATGTGCAACATACCAGTCTTCAATAATGGAATAAACGGGGCGTTTTGTCGCACAGAGGCTGGCCAGAATGCAGCCatcgtcttcctcttcatcaccatgGTGCTCTACCTCATTAGTGCAGGAGTGTGTCTGAAGCTGTGGAGGCATGAAGTAGccaggatgaggagggaggcaCTGGAACAGGAG ATGAAAACTGCATCATCATTCCCTCTGTCTATA ctgggtcCAGGCTCCAGGGCCTCAGAGCAGACTCCTCTCCCCACCATCCTGCCAGACCTCATGGACGCCCCAAAcagctctgcagctgctcctgtgaGGATGCTGGAGCCAGAGATCCTGCAAGGTCACATACCAGCCGGATACATCCCCAAACCTGTAGTCATAGCCGACTATGTGGC GAAGTACCCCAGCATAcgctcagaggaggagagggaccaGTACAGGGCTGTGTTCAATGACCAATATGCTGAGTATAAGGAGCTGCACAGTGAGGTTCAGGCAATGGCTTCTAAGTTTGAGGATATGGACGAGATGATACAGAATCTTCCCTCCCGGCCGTCAAGCCAAATG GAGAAGGAGCGGATCAGTGGCATTTTAATGGAATatcagagaaagaaaact GACCCGACATATTTGGAAAAAAGGGAGCGGTGTGAGTACCTGAAGAACAAGCTCTCTCACATGAAACAGAAGATTCATGAGTACAACAAGGTTGTTGACTGGAACGATG gtgAGTGCCAGCTGGATATCAGAATGCCGAGAGACAAACATGGCCCCCCAGCATACCCGGCAGGTGGCAGTAAACA ccacagcagcagacacaggcgCAGTGAGCTTGTGTCCAACCCAGCCTTCTCCTACCACCCAGGAGACAAGATGCTTCACTTCTACCGCTGGACCTCACCCCCGGGTGTGATGAAGATATTGTgtatcatcatcgtcatcatgtGTGTGGCCGTGTTCGCCTGTGTGGCCTCCACGCTGGCCTGGGACTACGATATGAGTCTCATGGGTCTTGGAGGTGGAGCTGGCTTGATGCCAGGttatggtggtggtggtggtggcgcaTACGGTGGCTCGTATGGCGGTTCATATGGTGGCTCCTATGGCGGCAATTACGGCAGCTCATATGGAGGCGTCGGTGCTGGCAGTGGCAGTTCCTACGGAGGTGGAGAAATGCAAATGGATCCCAAGACTGGCAAAGGCTTCATCATCGGCATTTCAGCCATTACCTTTATAGCTGTGCTCATTATATTCGTGTTGGTTGTTTCGAGGCAAAATGCTGCCCGCTCAGTAAAGTTCTACCTAGCAACCATCATCATCAGCGCCATCTTAGCGTTTCTGATGATCATTGCCACTATAGTGTACCTGGTAGCGGTGAACCCAACAGCCCAGTCCACAGGGTCTGTCTACTCCAGCCAGATCCGACAGCTGTGTTCCCAGTACCAGACACAGACCCAGGCCCAGGGCATCTTCCTAAACCAATACCTTTACCATTACTGTGTGGTGGAGGCTCAAGAG GCCATCGCCATTGTCCTGGGCTTCCTTGTGTTTGTCGGTCTCATCATCCTGCTGGTGTTCGCTGTCAAGACTCGCTCGCAGATCAGGCACTGGGGCCCAGAGCGCATTCtctgggaggaagtgaaggtcTTCACAGACGGTCCACACAACAGTGTCGGGGAGTGG GTGAACAATGTGACTGGTGACCCAGAGATAATGGTGAATGACTATAATGACAAAGTTGGGGGTTCCAGAGACTATCTGGACCGACTGGACAACAAGCCTCTTTACCTCCCAGG AGATTCAGACATAAGCAGCTCTGTGGGAAACCTGAAGCCCAGGCTGAAGGACTATGACACTGGTGCAGAGTCTGGAGatgacctggaggaggaggacttcaGCAT GTTGTTTCCTTCCATTGTGGATGAGCAAGAACGTCTGACCTACAAGCGGGAGTTTGACCTGGATCACCAGGAGTACAAGGACCTGCAGTCTGAGCTGGACAACATAAACCAGGACCTGGCCCACCTGAACAGAGAGCTCGACCGACAGCCTGAGGGCAGTCCACAATTCTTG GATGCCATGAATAAATACACCAGACTGAAGAATCACAAGAAG ACCCCAGACTACCAGATAAAGAAGAAGAGGTGTAAATATCTCAGGTCAAAACTGTCACACATCAAGAGGAAGATCAGTGACTATGACCGACGACCATGA
- the gtf2h2 gene encoding general transcription factor IIH subunit 2 — translation MDEEPERAKRWEGGYERTWEVLKEDESGSLKATVEEILFQSKRKRVIESHGQVRLGMMRHLYVVIDCSRSMDDHDLRPNRLTATLKLMEAFVDEYFDQNPISQVGIITTKNKRAEKLTDLTGNPKKHISALKKAVDTVCVGEPSLYNSLNLAIQSLKHMPGHTSREILIILSSLTTCDPANIYELIKTLKSLKVRVSVIGLSAEVRVCTVLTRETGGLYHVILDESHFKELLTMHIKPPPASSSSECSLIRMGFPQHTIAALTDQDAKPSFSMSHLDGSNGPGLSLGGYYCPQCHAKYTELPVECKVCGLTLVSAPHLARSFHHLFPLQTFAESPVEELKGERFCKACQGRLKDKSVFNCPSCHSVFCLECDIFIHDSLHCCPCCAHCNSVP, via the exons ATGGATGAAGAACCAGAGAGAGCGAAGCGCTGGGAAGGAGGCTACGAGAGGACATG GGAGGTTCTGAAGGAGGATGAATCTGGCTCCCTTAAAGCCACAGTAGAAGAGATACTGTTCCAGTCCAAAaggaaaag GGTGATTGAAAGCCATGGACAAGTGAGGCTTGGAATG ATGCGTCACCTCTATGTGGTGATTGACTGTTCAAGAAGTATGGACGACCATGACTTGAGACCTAACCGCCTCACCGCGACCTTAAAG ctgatgGAAGCTTTTGTGGATGAGTATTTCGACCAAAACCCCATCAGTCAG GTGGGCATTATCACCACAAAGAATAAAAGGGCTGAGAAGTTGACTGACCTGACAG GAAACCCgaagaaacacatttctgcTCTGAAGAAAGCTGTGgacactgtgtgtgtcggagAACCCTCCCTGTACAACTCTCTCAACCTGGCCATACAGTCCCTTAA GCACATGCCTGGACACACCAGCCGGGAGATCCTTATAATCCTTAGCAGCCTTACCACATGTGACCCAGCCAACATCTATGAACTCATCAAG ACCCTGAAGTCTCTGAAGGTGCGGGTGTCGGTAATTGGCCTGTCGGCAGAGGTCCGTGTGTGCACGGTGTTGACCAGGGAGACGGGTGGCTTATACCACGTTATCCTGGACGAGAGTCACTTCAAAGAGCTTCTGACTATGCACATCAAACCGCCGCCAGCCAGCTCCTCATCTGAATGCTCTTTAATACGCATGG GTTTTCCTCAGCACACTATCGCTGCTCTGACTGATCAGGATGCCAAGCCTTCATTCAGCATGTC TCATCTGGATGGCAGCAATGGTCCCGGTCTCTCTCTGGGAGGGTACTACTGTCCACAGTGCCACGCAAAGTACACAGAGCTTCCTGTGGAGTGTAAAGTCTGTG GTTTGACTCTGGTGTCAGCCCCACATCTCGCCAGATCCTTCCACCACCTCTTCCCTCTCCAGACCTTTGCAGAGAGTCCTGTGGAGGAGCTCAAAGGAGAAAG GTTCTGTAAAGCTTGTCAAGGCCGGTTAAAGGATAAAAGT GTATTCAACTGTCCATCCTGTCACAGTGTGTTCTGTCTGGAGTGTGATATCTTCATCCATGACTCACTCCACTGCTGCCCCTGCTGTGCTCACTGTAACAGCGTCCCCTAA